From Methylococcus capsulatus:
TGTGCCGGCGATCGCTTTTCTCGGCGCCTGGGTCATCTTCCAGCTTTACAAGGCCACCAGCGGCTTCGTCAGTCACGCGCCTTATGCCGATGTGGCGTGGTGGGGGCATCTGGGCGGCTTCATCATGGGGGTGTTCACACACCGGCTGTTTCTGCTGCCGGAGCGCGAGCCACCCGAAGAGACCGGCTTGCGCCGGGTACGCACCTGAGTCTTTCGGAGCTGACGATCATGGCGACCGGCCGCCCTGGATGGATGGAAGCGACTGCTCACTCCGACCCTGTTCCGCTCGCGGGTGAGGGAGGACAAAAAAACGCTGCCCATTGTTTCACGTCAGGCATGGAGCGGGCGGCCTTTCTCCGTGAATTGAAGCGGGTTCTCCCGGCGGCGGCGGTTTTGAGCGAGCCGGAGGACTTGAGGCCCTTCGAATGCGATGCGCTGTCCGCTTACACCGTCCTGCCCTGGCTCGCCGTGCTGCCGGAAACCGTGGAACAGGTCCGGGCGGTGCTGCGTCTGTGCCATTCGCAAAGTGTGCCGGTGGTGACCCGGGGCGCCGGCACCGGTCTGTCCGGCGGTGCTTTGCCCGTGGCGGAGGGCGTGCTGCTGAGTCTGGCCAAGTTCAACCGTATCCTGGAGGTCGATCCCGCCAACCGCCTGGCCCGGGTGCAGCCGGGTGTCCGCAACTTGGCGATTTCCGAAGCCGCGGCGCCCTTCGGTCTGTATTACGCTCCGGACCCGTCTTCCCAGGTCGCCTGCACCATCGGCGGCAATGTGGCGGAAAATTCCGGCGGGGTGCATTGTCTGAAGTATGGCCTGACTGTGCACAACGTGTTGCAGGTCACCCTGTTGACGATCGAAGGCGAGCTGCTGACACTGGGTTCGCTGGGGCTGGACGGACCCGGATACGATCTGCTCGCCCTGATCAACGGGTCGGAAGGCCTGCTCGGCGTGATCGTCGAGGTCGTCGTCAAGCTGCTGCCGGTGCCGGAAACGGCGCGGACAGTGCTAGCAGCGTTCGACAGTATCGAGGCGGCGAGCGAGGCCGTGGCCGGCGTGATCAGCGCGGCTTTGGTGCCGGCCGGCCTGGAGATGATGGACAACCTCACACTCCGCGCCACGGAGGCGTTCGTTCACGCCGGCTATCCCGTGGAGGCGGCGGCCGTCGTGCTGTGCGAAATGGACGGCATGGTGGAGCAGGTCGAGGCCGAGATCGCCCGGGCGCGGACCGTGCTGGCGGGACACGGTGCGGTGGAAGTGCGCGAATCCCGCGACGAAGCCGAGCGCCGGAAATTCTGGGCGGGGCGCAAGGCCGCCTTCCCGGCGATCGGGCGGATTGCCCCCGACTATTACTGCATCGATGGCACGATTCCCAGGAAGCGGCTGGCGGAAGTGCTGGGGCGCATCGGCGAATTATCGGAACGGTATGGCTTGGCGGTCGGCAACGTCTTTCATGCTGGCGATGGAAACCTGCATCCCCTGATCCTCTACGATGCTTCCCACCCCGGCGAACTGGAACGCGCCGAGGCGCTGGGCGAAGAAATCCTCGTCCTCTGCGTCGAGGTCGGTGGCACGGTGACCGGTGAGCATGGGGTGGGTATTGAGAAGCTCAATCCAATGTGCGTGCAGTTCGGCACGGCGGAGCTGCGCCGGTTTCACGCGTTGAAGGCCGCGTTCGACGCGGGCGGCCTGCTCAACCCCGGCAAGGCCGTCCCGACGCTGGCGCGCTGCGCTGAATTCGGCCGCGTGCACGTGCACGGTGGCCGGCTCCGCCACCCCGAACTGGAGCGGTTCTGATAGCCACCATGCGTAGCCTGGACGACTCGGAAAATCTAGCGGGGCGGGTGGCAGAAGCCTGCGCCCGAGGTGAGCCATTGCGGATTCAAGGCGGCGGCAGCAAGGACTTCTACGCCGGGCCCTGCACGGGGCAGCCGCTGTCGACCCGGACCCACAGCGGCATCGTCCATTACGAACCCACCGAACTGGTGCTCACGGCCCGCAGCGGCACCCCGCTCACCGCGATCGAGGCGGTGCTGGCGGAATCCGGCCAGATGCTTGGCTTCGAGCCTCCGCATTTCGGGTCCGATGCGAGCTGGGGCGGAACCGTGGCCTGCGGATTGTCCGGGCCGCGCCGGCCCTGGGCCGGTAGCCTGCGAGATGCAGTGCTGGGCTGCCGCATCGTCGACGGTCGCGGGAAGGTGCTGTCGTTCGGTGGCCAGGTCATGAAAAACGTTGCCGGGTTCGACGTTTCCCGGCTGATGACCGGTGCGCTCGGGACGCTGGGACTGCTGCTGGAAATCTCGGTGAAGGTGCTGCCCAAGCCCGAGTGCGAGATCACTCTGAGCTTCGAATGTTCGCACGTCGAAAGCCGCGAACGGATGATCCGTTGGGGCGGCAGCGGCCTGCCGGTCACCGGCTTGGCCTGGGACGGGCGGCTGTACTTGCGGCTGGCCGGAGCGGAGCCGGCTGTTTCCACTGCTGTCCGCCGTATCGGCGGCGATAGGGCGGAAGACGCAGCGGGATTCTGGAACGGCCTGCGCGAGCATGCGCATGACTTTTTCTCGGGAGAGGCTGACCTGTGGCGCCTATCGCTGCCGCCGGCCGCAGATACCGGCCGGTTGTCCGGCGCATGGCTCATCGACTGGGGCGGCGCTCAGCGCTGGCTGCGCACCGATGCAGATCCGGACGAGGTATTTGCCGCCGCCCAGGCCGCAGGCGGGCATGCCCGCTTGTTTCGGACGCTGAATCCGCAGGCGCCGCGCTGCGCTCCCCTAGCCCCCGCGCTGGCCGCCCTGCACCGCCGGGTGAGGGCGGTCTTCGATCCGGCGGGGATCCTCAACCGCGGACTGTATCCCGAGGCGGCGTGAATGCTCACACGTTTGGACGAACATTTCAAAGACAGTCGGGAGGGACAGGAGGCCGCCGCCATCCTCCAATCCTGCGTCCATTGCGGTTTCTGCACGGCCGCTTGTCCGACCTACCGGCTGCTCGGCGACGAAAGGGACGGCCCGCGCGGCCGGATCTACCTGATCAAGGCGATGCTGGAAGGCGAACCGGCTACGGAGCGCACCCAAAGCCACCTGGACCGCTGCCTGGGCTGCCGAGCCTGCGAGAGCGCCTGTCCGTCCGGCGTGCGCTACGGTCGGCTCGCCGA
This genomic window contains:
- a CDS encoding FAD-linked oxidase C-terminal domain-containing protein; the protein is MRPFECDALSAYTVLPWLAVLPETVEQVRAVLRLCHSQSVPVVTRGAGTGLSGGALPVAEGVLLSLAKFNRILEVDPANRLARVQPGVRNLAISEAAAPFGLYYAPDPSSQVACTIGGNVAENSGGVHCLKYGLTVHNVLQVTLLTIEGELLTLGSLGLDGPGYDLLALINGSEGLLGVIVEVVVKLLPVPETARTVLAAFDSIEAASEAVAGVISAALVPAGLEMMDNLTLRATEAFVHAGYPVEAAAVVLCEMDGMVEQVEAEIARARTVLAGHGAVEVRESRDEAERRKFWAGRKAAFPAIGRIAPDYYCIDGTIPRKRLAEVLGRIGELSERYGLAVGNVFHAGDGNLHPLILYDASHPGELERAEALGEEILVLCVEVGGTVTGEHGVGIEKLNPMCVQFGTAELRRFHALKAAFDAGGLLNPGKAVPTLARCAEFGRVHVHGGRLRHPELERF
- the glcE gene encoding glycolate oxidase subunit GlcE — translated: MRSLDDSENLAGRVAEACARGEPLRIQGGGSKDFYAGPCTGQPLSTRTHSGIVHYEPTELVLTARSGTPLTAIEAVLAESGQMLGFEPPHFGSDASWGGTVACGLSGPRRPWAGSLRDAVLGCRIVDGRGKVLSFGGQVMKNVAGFDVSRLMTGALGTLGLLLEISVKVLPKPECEITLSFECSHVESRERMIRWGGSGLPVTGLAWDGRLYLRLAGAEPAVSTAVRRIGGDRAEDAAGFWNGLREHAHDFFSGEADLWRLSLPPAADTGRLSGAWLIDWGGAQRWLRTDADPDEVFAAAQAAGGHARLFRTLNPQAPRCAPLAPALAALHRRVRAVFDPAGILNRGLYPEAA